TGCGTTATGTGTCGCCATAACAATCGTTGTACCACGCTCATTAATACGTTTAAAAATACTCATAATATCAAGCGCTGTTTCAATATCTAAGTTACCTGTTGGCTCATCAGCAATTACAACCTTTGGTCTATTTACAATCGCTCTTGCAATCGCCACACGTTGTTGCTCTCCGCCTGAAAGTTCGCTTGGAAGTGCATCTGCACGATCATCTAGACCTACAAGACCTAACACTTCTGTAACACGTTCACGAATCGCATCTGGTTCTTCTTCAATTACTTCTAAAGCAAACGCAACATTCTCATATACCGTTAATTTAGGTAGCAATTTAAAATCTTGGAAAATTACGCCTAATTGACGACGGAAATATGGAACATCTCTTTCTGCTAATGTTTCAATTACAAGTCCATTTACATTAATTGATCCTGTAGATGGCTTCTCTTCACGATACATCATTTTAATAAATGTAGATTTTCCGGCTCCACTCGGTCCAACTACGTATACGAATTCACCTTGTTTAATGTTAACTGTGAGACCAGCAATGGCTTTCATACCATTTGGGTACTCCTTATAAACATTCGTCATTTTTATCATTATTTATCACCCAATACTTAATGATTTTTTTCGAAATACTTTTCTGTACATTTGAAAATAAAAGAAAAACCTTTATTTTCGCTCGACCATTCTTGTTGAAGGTAGCTTCCATACATGCTTTTTATTAGCAACGCTACTCTATGTAACATATTTCATCAAAATTCTACAAACCCCATTGTAACATCAATCGGTTTCCAATTCGGATACAATTTTGTTACAGTTATGTTACATCCCAAGAAAAGGTAAACGAGCTCATGTAATTACTTAACTCGAAGCACTTTTCGGTCAAGTTATACAATCAGCTCGTTTATTAATTACGTTTCTTATTTATGCTCCGCTAACCATTCAGCTACTTTTTTCGCATCTTCACCTTGAATAAGTCCAGGTGACATTGAGCCGCGACCTTTTTTAATAATTTCTTCGATATCTGCAGCGTCATACTTACTGCCTACTTTTCTTAAATCAGGTCCAGTTGCTCCTGCTAAATCTTTCGCGTGACAACCAGCACAACTTCTTTGGAAAATTTGTTCTGCACTATCTGTACTTGCAGACTGATTCGAAGACTTACTCTCTTCTTTATTTCCACATGCTCCTAAAGCAAAAACGACTGATGTCCCCAGCGTAATAGCCAACAATTTCTTTTTCACTTCTATCGCTCCCCATTGTTGATATTCTTTTCATTCATAACTAGACAATAATCTTCACAACACATTCAATATTCATTATAAGCATTATCTTTATATAGAAAAACCAAGGTATATTTCATATCTTTCACAAATATAGTGAAAAGCCTAATGAAATAAAGCTTTCACAAATTGTTTCAATTCTGTGAACACCTTAGAAAGTTCTATAAAGAACCTCTTTTTCCAAACAAAATCAGAAAAATCCCATATAAAGTTCTGCTCCATTACCGCTCTGTTTTACTATTTTCTACTTTTTACAAAACAATATACGGCATTATATGCTACATATAATCTCATCAAAAAGAGAAGTTGTCGCCTCCAACTTCTCTTCCTCTTTATTTCATCAATATAAATAAGATAAGCCTCTTTATATCCTCTTGGACCTCAGCATGTGCCAACAATTCTGTTGGCTTTTTCTCTTATTAAATACGAGAACGT
This Bacillus mycoides DNA region includes the following protein-coding sequences:
- the ftsE gene encoding cell division ATP-binding protein FtsE is translated as MIKMTNVYKEYPNGMKAIAGLTVNIKQGEFVYVVGPSGAGKSTFIKMMYREEKPSTGSINVNGLVIETLAERDVPYFRRQLGVIFQDFKLLPKLTVYENVAFALEVIEEEPDAIRERVTEVLGLVGLDDRADALPSELSGGEQQRVAIARAIVNRPKVVIADEPTGNLDIETALDIMSIFKRINERGTTIVMATHNADIVNTIRHRVIAIEGGKIVRDEIEGGYGYEG
- the cccB gene encoding cytochrome c551 yields the protein MKKKLLAITLGTSVVFALGACGNKEESKSSNQSASTDSAEQIFQRSCAGCHAKDLAGATGPDLRKVGSKYDAADIEEIIKKGRGSMSPGLIQGEDAKKVAEWLAEHK